The Eleutherodactylus coqui strain aEleCoq1 chromosome 6, aEleCoq1.hap1, whole genome shotgun sequence genome window below encodes:
- the LOC136571939 gene encoding olfactory receptor 2D3-like: protein MKQINQSTAQQFILLGLSTDPHLQIILFLILLIIYLMNISGNLLLIMIVRINPALHSPMYFFLTNLAIIDICFSSSVIPVLLGNTLAQDKSISFLGCATQMYVSLSLGATECLVLAVMAYDRFAAICRPLRYYNIMNKAMCIYLAVGSWSIGFINSLVQVNLTFQLSFCQGVNINHYFCEAPALIRMACGDTFLNELSIVITGAIIGMGCFSLILISYVHIISSILKISSSQGRQKSFSTCASHLTVVSIYYGTIMFMYLQPHSKKYFPSETDTVLPILYTAVTPMLNPFIYSVRNKDVKSTLINLLKKKQCYQN, encoded by the coding sequence ATGAAACAAATCAACCAAAGTACTGCACAACAGTTTATCTTACTTGGATTGTCTACTGACCCTCACCTGCAAATTATATTGTTCCTAATACTTTTAATAATATATTTAATGAACATATCAGGGAATCTTTTGTTGATCATGATTGTGAGGATCAATCCAGCTCTACACAGCCCCATGTACTTTTTTTTGACCAACCTCGCCATCATTGACATTTGCTTCTCCTCCTCTGTCATTCCTGTCCTCCTAGGAAACACCTTAGCACAAGACAAAAGTATTTCCTTCTTGGGTTGTGCTACGCAGATGTATGTCTCCTTAAGTTTAGGTGCAACAGAATGCTTAGTACTTGCCGTCATGGCCTATGATAGATTTGCAGCTATTTGTAGACCTTTGCGTTATTACAACATAATGAACAAAGCAATGTGTATCTATTTAGCTGTGGGATCATGGAGTATTGGATTCATTAACTCTTTGGTGCAAGTGAATCTCACATTCCAACTCTCATTCTGTCAGGGTGTCAACATCAACCACTACTTCTGTGAGGCTCCTGCTCTTATACGAATGGCTTGCGGAGATACCTTTCTTAATGAGTTATCTATAGTCATTACAGGAGCAATTATTGGTATGGGTTGTTTCTCTTTGATTCTGATTTCATATGTTCATATTATTTCCAGTATTCTGAAGATTTCTTCATCACAAGGAAGGCAAAAATCCTTTTCTACATGTGCCTCTCACCTCACTGTTGTCTCCATTTACTATGGAACTATTATGTTCATGTATCTACAGCCTCACTCAAAAAAATATTTCCCTAGTGAAACAGACACGGTATTGCCCATTCTTTATACAGCAGTAACTCCAATGTTGAACCCTTTTATATACAGTGTGAGGAATAAGGATGTGAAAAGCACCCTCATCAATCTACTGAAGAAGAAGCAATGTTATCAAAACTAG